One segment of Paenibacillus rhizovicinus DNA contains the following:
- a CDS encoding SDR family NAD(P)-dependent oxidoreductase has protein sequence MTGIEVTGKTMLVTGGSQGIGGAIADRFAQLGARVVIADVNEAGAEKAAQLNEAGHEAYFIRCDVSSSEDIRALAAEVGEKLGAVSVLVNNAGIFPRADLLQTEEAFWERIMDINLKGTYLMCQAFVPGMIEQGGGSIVNIGSTHARMGSEDAMAYAVSKGGIVTLTRNLAKALGKHGIRVNVVQPGWVASEGETARIIASGVNPDKLFADAGSRLLLGRMQTGQDVADSVLFLASSLSQQVTGQVLTVDGGLSLR, from the coding sequence ATGACCGGAATCGAGGTTACAGGCAAGACGATGCTCGTTACCGGCGGCTCGCAAGGAATCGGCGGCGCCATAGCGGACCGGTTCGCGCAGCTTGGCGCCCGGGTTGTCATTGCGGACGTGAACGAAGCGGGCGCCGAGAAGGCGGCTCAGCTTAACGAAGCGGGACATGAAGCGTATTTTATTCGCTGCGACGTCTCCAGCTCCGAGGATATCCGGGCGCTGGCAGCGGAGGTCGGGGAGAAGCTCGGCGCCGTATCGGTGCTTGTCAATAATGCGGGCATTTTCCCGAGGGCCGACCTGCTGCAGACGGAGGAGGCATTCTGGGAGCGCATTATGGATATCAACTTGAAGGGAACGTATCTGATGTGCCAAGCGTTCGTGCCTGGCATGATCGAGCAGGGAGGCGGCAGTATCGTGAACATCGGCTCCACGCACGCCAGAATGGGGAGCGAAGACGCGATGGCGTACGCGGTATCGAAAGGCGGCATCGTGACGTTGACCAGGAATTTGGCCAAAGCGCTGGGGAAGCATGGCATCCGCGTCAACGTCGTGCAGCCCGGCTGGGTAGCTTCGGAAGGCGAGACGGCGAGGATTATCGCGAGCGGCGTCAACCCTGATAAGCTGTTCGCCGACGCGGGCTCGCGGCTGCTGCTCGGCCGGATGCAGACGGGACAGGATGTGGCGGACAGCGTGCTGTTTCTCGCTTCTTCATTAAGCCAACAGGTGACCGGCCAGGTGCTGACGGTAGACGGAGGATTAAGCCTTCGCTGA
- a CDS encoding SDR family NAD(P)-dependent oxidoreductase, producing the protein MIIDLNGKVAVVTGAGRGIGRQIALTLAREGVRTIALDVRQDLLDELGSQFAELGYEGAQYICDVRDALRVTEVVREASELFGRIDILVNNAGVASGGVVESLSEDVWDANMDINLKGTFLMCKAVAPIMKAQGAGRILNAASFAAIVPAFGSAAYASSKAAVKQFTRVLAGELGPWNITVNCYSPGMIPTEMNHFAELSEERQNRLLDTLTLRRWGSKDDVCSLICFLASDHASYITGTMIDVSGGKLATQIPKAAYDVAAQRDVKAQ; encoded by the coding sequence ATGATCATTGACTTGAACGGGAAAGTAGCGGTCGTTACAGGTGCGGGAAGAGGAATCGGGCGGCAGATCGCGCTGACGCTGGCCCGGGAAGGGGTCAGAACGATCGCGCTGGATGTCCGGCAGGACCTGCTGGACGAACTGGGCAGCCAGTTTGCGGAGCTCGGCTACGAAGGCGCGCAATATATTTGCGACGTGCGGGATGCCCTCCGCGTAACTGAAGTAGTAAGGGAGGCAAGCGAGCTGTTTGGCCGCATCGACATTCTGGTTAATAATGCCGGCGTTGCCAGTGGCGGGGTCGTGGAATCGCTAAGCGAAGACGTCTGGGACGCCAACATGGACATTAATTTGAAAGGCACGTTCCTGATGTGCAAAGCCGTCGCGCCGATCATGAAGGCGCAGGGGGCGGGCAGAATACTGAACGCCGCTTCCTTCGCGGCGATCGTTCCTGCTTTCGGCAGCGCCGCATATGCCTCCTCCAAGGCGGCGGTCAAGCAGTTCACCCGCGTGCTGGCCGGCGAGCTCGGGCCTTGGAACATTACCGTCAACTGCTATTCGCCCGGCATGATTCCGACGGAAATGAACCATTTTGCGGAGCTCAGCGAGGAGCGGCAGAACAGGCTGCTCGATACGTTGACGCTCCGCCGCTGGGGCAGCAAAGACGATGTCTGCAGCTTGATTTGCTTCTTGGCCTCGGATCACGCTTCTTATATTACCGGCACGATGATCGACGTCAGCGGCGGCAAGCTGGCAACGCAAATCCCGAAGGCCGCCTATGATGTCGCCGCGCAGAGGGATGTGAAGGCGCAATGA